The following proteins come from a genomic window of Panicum hallii strain FIL2 chromosome 8, PHallii_v3.1, whole genome shotgun sequence:
- the LOC112872433 gene encoding cycloartenol-C-24-methyltransferase 1-like isoform X1, translating into MSQSGALHLSTGLQGKNVDKDQLESTVEQYAKYHDLHGGDEEFRKSNYSDLVNKYYDLVTSFTEYHWGQSFHFAPRWHGETLRESIKRFEHFIALQLGLKKGMKVLDVGCGIGGPLREITRFSSAEITGLNNNAYQISRGKELISLAGLSDRCNFIEGDFMNMPFPDNTFDAAYAIEATIHAPDALGAYREIYRVLKPGQYFALDELCLTDKFDPNNTKHKDIKAEIELGSGLPDIRSTRECIQAMKDAGFEVIFAKDLAEDSECPWYHEFDPSRISLKTISNSRVGHLLTRAIVGTLEFLRIAPKGCNRLFSILQTASHGLVTGSREQIFTVTFFVLGRKPLKESDI; encoded by the exons ATATGCAAAGTATCATGACCTGCACGGAGGTGATGAGGAATTCAGGAAGTCGAACTATAGTGACTTG GTAAACAAGTATTACGATCTTGTAACCAGCTTCACTGAATACCACTGGGGTCAATCATTCCATTTCGCCCCAAG ATGGCATGGAGAAACACTTCGTGAAAGCATCAAGAGATTTGAGCATTTTATTGCCCTTCAATTGGGGCTCAAGAAGGGGATGAAG GTCCTGGATGTTGGATGTGGAATTGGGGGACCCTTAAGAGAAATCACCAGATTCAG CTCAGCAGAGATAACTGGGTTGAACAACAATGCTTACCAGATATCAAGGGGCAAG GAGCTCATTTCTTTGGCAGGCTTGAGTGACCGGTGTAACTTTATAGAG GGAGACTTCATGAACATGCCATTCCCTGATAACACCTTTGATGCAGCCTATGCAATAGAGGCCACAATTCATGCACCTGATGCA CTAGGCGCCTACAGGGAGATATACAGAGTGCTGAAACCAGGCCAGTATTTCGCACTAGATGAACTGTGCTTGACTGATAAGTTTGATCCAAACAACACTAAACATAAGGACATCAAGGCAGAAATTGAGCTTGGCAGTGGCCTGCCTGACATCCGTAGCACTCGCGAGTGCATCCAAGCGATGAAAGATGCAGGATTCGAG GTTATCTTCGCGAAGGATCTTGCTGAGGACTCCGAGTGCCCTTGGTACCATGAATTTGATCCTAGCCGTATCTCATTGAAGACAATCAGTAACTCACGTGTCGGACACCTCCTCACTCGTGCAATT GTTGGCACACTTGAGTTCCTCCGTATTGCCCCCAAAGGCTGCAATAGACTGTTCAGCATCCTGCAGACTGCCTCCCACGGCCTGGTGACTGGCAGCCG GGAACAGATTTTTACGGTGACCTTCTTTGTCCTGGGCCGGAAACCTCTCAAGGAGAGCGACATTTAA
- the LOC112872433 gene encoding cycloartenol-C-24-methyltransferase 1-like isoform X2, which produces MSQSGALHLSTGLQGKNVDKDQLESTVEQYAKYHDLHGGDEEFRKSNYSDLVNKYYDLVTSFTEYHWGQSFHFAPRWHGETLRESIKRFEHFIALQLGLKKGMKVLDVGCGIGGPLREITRFSSAEITGLNNNAYQISRGKELISLAGLSDRCNFIELGAYREIYRVLKPGQYFALDELCLTDKFDPNNTKHKDIKAEIELGSGLPDIRSTRECIQAMKDAGFEVIFAKDLAEDSECPWYHEFDPSRISLKTISNSRVGHLLTRAIVGTLEFLRIAPKGCNRLFSILQTASHGLVTGSREQIFTVTFFVLGRKPLKESDI; this is translated from the exons ATATGCAAAGTATCATGACCTGCACGGAGGTGATGAGGAATTCAGGAAGTCGAACTATAGTGACTTG GTAAACAAGTATTACGATCTTGTAACCAGCTTCACTGAATACCACTGGGGTCAATCATTCCATTTCGCCCCAAG ATGGCATGGAGAAACACTTCGTGAAAGCATCAAGAGATTTGAGCATTTTATTGCCCTTCAATTGGGGCTCAAGAAGGGGATGAAG GTCCTGGATGTTGGATGTGGAATTGGGGGACCCTTAAGAGAAATCACCAGATTCAG CTCAGCAGAGATAACTGGGTTGAACAACAATGCTTACCAGATATCAAGGGGCAAG GAGCTCATTTCTTTGGCAGGCTTGAGTGACCGGTGTAACTTTATAGAG CTAGGCGCCTACAGGGAGATATACAGAGTGCTGAAACCAGGCCAGTATTTCGCACTAGATGAACTGTGCTTGACTGATAAGTTTGATCCAAACAACACTAAACATAAGGACATCAAGGCAGAAATTGAGCTTGGCAGTGGCCTGCCTGACATCCGTAGCACTCGCGAGTGCATCCAAGCGATGAAAGATGCAGGATTCGAG GTTATCTTCGCGAAGGATCTTGCTGAGGACTCCGAGTGCCCTTGGTACCATGAATTTGATCCTAGCCGTATCTCATTGAAGACAATCAGTAACTCACGTGTCGGACACCTCCTCACTCGTGCAATT GTTGGCACACTTGAGTTCCTCCGTATTGCCCCCAAAGGCTGCAATAGACTGTTCAGCATCCTGCAGACTGCCTCCCACGGCCTGGTGACTGGCAGCCG GGAACAGATTTTTACGGTGACCTTCTTTGTCCTGGGCCGGAAACCTCTCAAGGAGAGCGACATTTAA